AACATGTTTAAAATTATTGTTTGCTTTGAGGTGTTGTTTTGGTATTTTTTTACCGAATTAGTTAATTTAGGGTTAAAGCAGTCTTATACGCTCGAATTGTAAATAATGATGCACCTAAATATGGAgattggcacaaaagatttggtgatatggaaaacccaatgtgggaaacgaccgcgaAAAGCAGACGGTATCCTTCCAAGATTTCACTAGCAATAATGTGTGATATAGGTCACGAGTACAAGTTAATTAGATAGCTAAGTTGCTAGTAATATGCGTGAGGCTCTCTGTGTATGAACGAATGATGTGCTTTCCCTCTTTTCCGTCATATATAGGACTAAATCCTAGTAGGTTTTAGTTTGCTTGCTTCTCAAGGTAGTTGTGATCTATGTAGTGGGCCTTCATTCTGCTTCCCGTGACCAGCTACCAGTGGAAGGAGGACGCAGAACAGCTGGCTCGCACTCAGAAGGTATGCATGGAGTTTACTTATGGCTTGTCTCGGGCTGAAGCAAAGATCAGGCACCTGGTTGAGCTGGCTACCAACATTGCTGTCCATGCTACCTGGCAGGGCAAAGTCAATGGGATGCGGGCAACGATAGAGGGGTCCCTTACCATCCAGGATTTAGAAGAGGAAGAGAGGCAGTTGAAGACCATTTCCCTTTTGCCCATGACCTCAGTCTCCTGATGCTTGAGATTTGCAAAGTCAACTTCCAGTGACGGCTGAAAATGTTGCGATGAAGGAGGCTGCCACTATGTAGGAGGTTGCTTTTGAGAAGGTTGTTGCTGAGGATGCTGCTCGATCAGGTCCTATTCCTGAAAAAGAGAGTCAACCAGAGACGGTAGGGGAGGAGGCAGTTGCAACTGAGCAGATATTCGTGGACTAAGCCTCAGTTTATATTTCTTTTTATTCGCGTATTTTTAGGGACCTGGCCTTGTGTGGCACATGTTTTGTAAAGAAAATTTAAACACTATTAGCTTTTGTATAGCTGGTTCTAGCACGTGCATGGTTGGTATGTTGGACAGTTTtattggtttgaatgttgcctcCGGGGTTGGTAGTGCATCAGCCTCCACGTTCTGGTCCATGGGAACTTGACCAATCCTGAAGGCCCTGAATTTCTTTTTTAGGCTCTTGGCTACTTTGAGATAGGCTATCATCTTGGAGTCCCTAGCTATATAAGAGTCATTTACATGATTAACTATAAGTAGGGAGTCGTTGTATACCTGCATACACCAGAATTGTAAATCTAAGGTCAATTATATCTCTAGTATGAGGGCCTCATATTCTCCCTCGTTGTTCGTTGCTTTGAATTCGCAACGGAACGCTTTCACTATCAGGTccccttgggggggggggggatcccACAAACATGCCAACTTCTGCTTCTCTTTGGTTTGAGGCTTCATCTGTGTGCACCGTCCTGGCCTCACCTTCCTTATTTTCTTCCAATCTCAGTATTTCTTTCTCAGCCAGATTTTGGATAGCTAGGCTGAAGTTTGACACAAAGTCAACCAACGCCTATGCCTTTATTACAGTTCGTCGTTCATATTGGATGTCATATCCAGTGAGGTGCACATATCATTTTGACATACGTCCTGACAACTCAGGTTTCCTCATTATTGATTTTAGGGGATAGTTAGTCACAACATGTATAatatgtgactcaaaataggggcgcagcttATAAGATGCAGTGACAAGTGCCACTACCAATTTttcgagagatgtgtacctggtctctgcaggtagcagagacttgcttacgcaGTTAACGGTTTTCTTCACCTTGTCCTGTTCCCTGACCAGAATTGTGCTGACTGCTACTTCTGCGACCGATAGCTACAAGAATAGAGGTTCTCCCCGCTCTTGTTTTGACAATAGTGGTGGGGAGCTAAGGTAGCTTTTGAGCTCTCTGAAGGCTTTCTCGTGCTCCTCAGTCCATTTAAAATTTTGGCTCTTCTTAAGAAAATCGTAAAACAACCTGCATACGTCTGAAGATCTAGAGATGAATCTACTTAAAGTTGCTACCTTCCCTGCCAGCTGTTGAACGTCTTTGGGCCTTTTTGGTGACTCTAGCTGGAGTACTGCTTTTACCTGTTTTGTGTTGGCTTCTATTCCCCTCTGTGTCACTATGTACCCCAAGAAATTTCCTGATGATACCCCGAAGGTACACTTGGATGTGTTTAGTTTCATCTTGTACTCCCTTAGGGTGTCGAAGGTATCTGCCAAGTGCTCCATGTGCTTATCAACTTTCATTGACGTTACCACCATATTATCAATGTATACCTCCATTAtcttctttatttgttctttGAGAATAAAGTTCACCAACCTTTGGTAGGTTGATCATGCGTTCTTTAACCAAAAAGGTATCACGTTGTAACAGTAGATTCCTCTTTCTGACATGAATGTTGTCTTCTTCTGATCTCCTAGATCCATCTTAATTTGATTACAACCACTTCAGgcgtccaggaatgtcaacaTCTAGTGTCCTTATGTAGCGTcgaccatggcatcaatatgtggtagTGGAAAAGGATCGTTTAAACCTGCCTCGTTCAGATTTGTGAAGTcaacacagactctccattttccattcttcttaggcaccaccaccacATTTGACAGCCATTCTGGGTACTTGACATCTCTTATTTTTCCTGCTGCCAGCAGGCTGTCCACGTCCTAGTTAATAACTTGATTTGTTTCAGGTGAAAACTTATGTCTCCTCTGCTTCATTGGCTAGCATTTTGGATCTACACTtagcttgtgtgttatgatgggTGAGTCTATCCCTACCATGTCATCGTGGGACCAATCAAAGCAATCCATATAAGTTTTAAGGAAATCAACTATCTGCTGTCGGATGTTACCCGCACATTCAGCCTCCACTAGCACTGTTCTCTCTAGATGCAGCTTGTCAAGGCCGACTTTGTCTAATTCTTCTGTAGGTGGCTCAACATAGTCAGCGTAGACGCACtgtttctgtaattgctatgtcCGGGGACTAGCTGTGCATTATAGTGCCTTTTTATAGCATCCTATTAGTCATCACCTATTTCTTCTACTCCCCAAGGTGTGGCGAACTTTACACACAAGTGGTATATTGAGGGCACTGCCTTCATTAGGTGTAGCCATGGTCTGCCAAGGATGACATTGTTACTTGATGAGCCATCAATGACTAGGTACAATACTTGCTTATTGACTCCTCTCGCATAGGTTGGGATTATGATACCTCCAAGCAAATGCGATGTCTCCCTACTGAATCCCACCAGTGGAATGGTTTTCTTCTGTAGGTCTTCCTCGTTGAATCCCATATTTCTTATGGTTTCGAGCATGACAAGGTTGACTGAACTTCTAGTATCCACAAGAACTTTCTTCACTGTGCAATTTATCATGGAGAGTGTTATGATAAGCGCGTCATGGTGTTCCTGGCTATCATGGATGTCCACCTTGTTGAAGGTAACAGCTGGAAGGTGTGGACACGGGCCCACCTGTGCGCCCGACTCAATCagcggacgtgcagcggtctttaAAAAGCCAcgttcggcggcgtaaaaatgctttcgaccggatcgttttagatcagtcggtttcgtctcggcaagggtctcgaaacgattagagatgttcggagtcgccaccaagcatttgtgggatgcttggaacccgttcaaatccactttatacctcggtcgaatgaagcacaaagcagggtttgacataggtactaaagataagaaatcgtccctctttagcatcctatctctagaatgactctcgtacggcctggataaggtcgtccactattcaacgtttctgagtaagaggtgaaggtacgtattgggaagccctttaatcagacacccaatcctgcccgcggtagcggcctctactgatcgatcttggttggttgaatgcaaaagttgataaaacggtttaaatgcatgaatgcgcatccattggtttaaacctaacacgtgagagctttctatgtcggttgatttaatccaagtataagatgtcgagttggatttaatgttgatttgcatacaagacggaaattaaacatccatttacccaattaggtttatggtgcataacgtgatccatttgtcttagtaaggcgttttgcaaatacggtgtTTGAATGAGCAAACTAGTCGTCTGAtctgtcctgtattcgggttaaccgaagtcgggatcgtcctagactagtgctggaaagggaacagatcctgcatcaggcagccgGAAGAGGcgtgagcctattggcgatgcaagagggtctcccctggtttgaaaaaaatagaaaaaagaagtggcctgtttaggcgcgggtcagtc
The Silene latifolia isolate original U9 population chromosome 11, ASM4854445v1, whole genome shotgun sequence genome window above contains:
- the LOC141613538 gene encoding uncharacterized protein LOC141613538 → MEKRANEYEVCCLSREIQWLQDDRKKLQFGIESLKNKAFISKCERVGPCPHLPAVTFNKVDIHDSQEHHDALIITLSMINCTVKKVLVDTRSSVNLVMLETIRNMGFNEEDLQKKTIPLVGFSRETSHLLGGIIIPTYARGVNKQKQCVYADYVEPPTEELDKVGLDKLHLERTVLVEAECAGNIRQQIVDFLKTYMDCFDWSHDDMDVDSLLAAGKIRDVKYPEWLSNVVVVPKKNGKWRVCVDFTNLNEAGLNDPFPLPHIDAMVDAT